Proteins co-encoded in one Candidatus Rokuibacteriota bacterium genomic window:
- a CDS encoding AbrB/MazE/SpoVT family DNA-binding domain-containing protein — protein MKATRAKLFRNGGSQAVRLPKECRFAAQREVLVRREGRRVILEEADEWPDKFRACLGAWPGPIPRPKQRQLRDLRDPLA, from the coding sequence ATGAAGGCCACTCGCGCGAAGCTGTTCCGAAATGGTGGCAGTCAGGCGGTCCGGCTCCCGAAGGAGTGCCGGTTCGCTGCCCAGCGCGAGGTGCTGGTGCGCCGGGAAGGCCGCCGCGTCATCCTCGAGGAGGCGGACGAGTGGCCGGACAAGTTCCGCGCGTGCCTGGGCGCCTGGCCCGGGCCGATCCCTCGCCCGAAGCAGCGGCAGCTCCGGGATCTGCGTGACCCGCTCGCCTGA